The genomic window GCCGCGAACGAACCGCCAATCTTGCGGGATCGGCGGACGTTTACGACCGGCAGAAGGGCCGCCGGGAACGTCCTGCCGCACGTGGCGTTTACTCCATCCAGATGCACCGTAGCGCAGGAGGATCGAGTGCCCGGCCAGCAGCGAAGGAACGGCAACACAGTTGGACACCAAACATGCCCTCGTTCCTGACGGATGCCATGCCGCTGGAGCCGAGCTGGTGGGATATCGCCGCACGGATCGCGCTGACGGTGGTTGCCGGTGGCCTGATCGGCCTGGACCGCGAGCGCGGCGGACACTCGGCGGGCTTCAGAACGACGATCCTGGTGGCGCTTGCCGCCTGCCTGGCGATGATCCAGGCAAACATCCTTTTGTCTGTGTACGGAAAGACTCCCAATTTCTTCTCGCAGATGGACGTGCTGCGCTTTCCGCTCGGCGTTCTCACAGGCGTCGGCTTCATCGGCGGCGGCGCGCTCCTGAGGCGCGGCGACATGATGACCGGCGTCACGACGGCGGCGACCCTCTGGTTCATGACGGTCGTCGGCCTCTGCTTCGGCGGCGGACAGATCGTGACCGGCACGGTGGCGACGGTGGTTGCCTTTATCGTCCTGAAGCCGATGAAAAATCTGGATACATGGCTGCGCTGCGAGCGGAAGGCGACGCTCGTCGTCTACGGAACGAGTTCCGATATTCCCGATCTGTCGGATGTGCTGGAACCTCTTGAATGCAGCGCATTGCTGGTTTCGGTGGGGCCGACCGAAGATGGCCGCATCGGCGCGGCATTCGAATTGCGCTGGCTGGCGAAAGATCCGGACGCATCCGCCCGCGCGATCCTGGCCGCCGTATCCGAGGCGCGCGGGATCGCACATTTCTCCATGCATTCGACGAACACCTGAACCGAACGGCGCCTATTTCGAGGCGTGCTCGGGCTTGCCCTTTCTTTTGGTCGACGCGAATTCCTCGAGCTGCTTTTCGCTCATGGATTCGACCATCTGCTTCGAAGCGCCCTTGAGTTCGCTCTTGGGCGTCTCGCCGCGCTTGGCCGAAAGTGCGGCCCCTGCCGCCTTCTGCTGGGCTTTGGACTTGGCTGGCATGTCGATCTCCTTCCGATCGAAACAACGCGCCCTCAAAGATTCCGAAGTTCATGTGGCTTGTGCGCCGCCCGCTTTCCCGACTTGTCGCTCTCGACGATATATTGCGGCTCCGCCGCCGACGCCTTCACCTTGTGCCTCTTGATTTTCGTTTCGCTGGTCTGCTTCCAGACCACCCTGCCCTCGGTCTTTCCCTGGCTGGTATCCCA from Rhizobium sp. Pop5 includes these protein-coding regions:
- a CDS encoding MgtC/SapB family protein, with product MPSFLTDAMPLEPSWWDIAARIALTVVAGGLIGLDRERGGHSAGFRTTILVALAACLAMIQANILLSVYGKTPNFFSQMDVLRFPLGVLTGVGFIGGGALLRRGDMMTGVTTAATLWFMTVVGLCFGGGQIVTGTVATVVAFIVLKPMKNLDTWLRCERKATLVVYGTSSDIPDLSDVLEPLECSALLVSVGPTEDGRIGAAFELRWLAKDPDASARAILAAVSEARGIAHFSMHSTNT
- a CDS encoding DUF3008 family protein, which encodes MPAKSKAQQKAAGAALSAKRGETPKSELKGASKQMVESMSEKQLEEFASTKRKGKPEHASK
- a CDS encoding DUF2945 domain-containing protein, which codes for MSRQLKPGDHVSWDTSQGKTEGRVVWKQTSETKIKRHKVKASAAEPQYIVESDKSGKRAAHKPHELRNL